In candidate division KSB1 bacterium, the sequence ATCGCCTTGTCCATTTCTTTGCCCGCCTTTGGCCCCAGGGTCATGGCTGAAAAAGGACTGACGGCGATTTTATTTCCGTACATCGAGCTCAAGAGACTATGCGCTTCTGCAAAATCGGGTTTGGCTTCGATGCATTGTAGCAACTGGTCGATCCCATCATCAATGAACGGTTTGGCTTGATTCTGGTTCTGTTTTGAAAAATGGAAGGACGTCAATCGATAATCTGCCAGGCCGATATAATAGCGCACCAACCAAGCTTTTGACGAAGGCTCGCTTAAAAGTCGCTCGAAATAAGCACGGGCTTGCAGGAGATCGGCTTCCTCCCAGGTATTTTCAGCTTGCTTGAGTTGCTGCTTGCCCTGAATGATCAAAGAGTCGATGGTGATGTCAGTTTGAGCAATTGAAATAAAAGGGGCGATAAATAGAAACAATGTTATTAAGAATGTCTTTTTCATTTGAACCTCCGATTGTTATTATTTTGAGCTGATTTTCTTAAACCTTAACATCCCCCTAAATCCCCGCGCCAACTGGCGGGGGGACTTTTTTAATCCCCCCCTTTGAAGGGGGGCCAGGGGGGATGTTATATTTAGCGTTTGGAATTTTCCCATTTACATATTAAATGAAACCCCAAAATAAACCGACCTGCCAAACGAGCTCTCCACCGCATCCCGCCGCTGATAATCAGGCGAATAGCGATAATCATAGATGTTGATTCTTCCCTCCAGATTGGAGATGCCTAAATAAAAGATCGTCAGATTCCTTTCGAAAAAGCGATGCAAATGGGAGAGGGTAAAATCTATTCGCATATAATCTGGGACTCTCGCCTGATGATATTTATCGGGCGCAGGGGTATATGGTTTGC encodes:
- a CDS encoding tetratricopeptide repeat protein, whose amino-acid sequence is MKKTFLITLFLFIAPFISIAQTDITIDSLIIQGKQQLKQAENTWEEADLLQARAYFERLLSEPSSKAWLVRYYIGLADYRLTSFHFSKQNQNQAKPFIDDGIDQLLQCIEAKPDFAEAHSLLSSMYGNKIAVSPFSAMTLGPKAGKEMDKAMALEPHNPRNYLIQAWSAYYTPKMFGGSKEKAKKHFEQAIACFDSFKVADPLLPNWGHEEAYAWLGVVQVKDGEFESAKANFEKALEINPEYAWVNYVLLPDLQKKMMAIK